Proteins encoded in a region of the Triticum dicoccoides isolate Atlit2015 ecotype Zavitan chromosome 3A, WEW_v2.0, whole genome shotgun sequence genome:
- the LOC119273240 gene encoding uncharacterized protein LOC119273240, with protein MPLQHKRRGGRRAGASRRRRDDDAASLPGLPVESSDESSSSSDSQGETSSGDHGACASPSGSLEEPRSTGRAYEWRYHEILASRLAQLPLPACADEEGPDLPTDETVEALVRPSFYDDELRAALVEYQAHKFFSGPDDVLGGDGDSGEDSGDDIAEEEFIKYSEELKARSSAEIDTETRLNQEQFSRIHVKYVRYRIKACLLLKGKHIDELDDATLEDGALGDKDLSPYLEDGAFGWYFDPDLCLLASLSDYQRLVLPNCTWNEYESLSQYIAFYHTPEVDRDYVQYWEKMVKEIKWLENHVLKEDTPEWEQIRRKGLYQAIRIAAEFPNIDFSLAYYGFMEYIWRTRFYVVFVKGLDHAYFEIWKWVTGQQMCFRDALHEVYNENLIPSRQHTLKAELQQPGGFLQLERQFHRCTEGISKEVPDWIAQELISQEVRFKRALPKTYAQYARKKLYSISFFPISARVAKDICAIREEEAQGCRSHRIDSEGQGLDTGVDVFVDDVLISGSFFRHCHVHVAPMVRA; from the exons ATGCCGCTGCAGCACAAGAGGCGCGGCGGCCGTCGGGCAGGGGCCTCCCGCCGGCGCCGCGACGACGACGCCGCGTCGCTGCCGGGGCTCCCCGTCGAATCGTCGGAcgaaagcagcagcagcagtgacaGCCAGGGCGAAACGAGTTCCGGCGACCACGGCGCGTGCGCGTCGCCGTCCGGATCCCTCGAAGAGCCGCGGAGCACCGGGCGGGCTTACGAGTGGAGGTACCACGAGATCCTCGCCTCGCGCCTCGCCCAACTGCCTCTACCAGCCTGCGCCGACGAGGAAGGCCCCGATCTCCCCACAGACGAAACCGTCGAAGCCCTTGTTCGTCCTTCTTTCTACGATGATGAGCTGCGGGCTGCTCTGGTAGAATACCAAGCCCACAAGTTCTTCAGCGGGCCAGATGATGTCCTGGGAGGAGATGGAGATTCTGGAGAGGACTCCGGCGATGATATCGCCGAGGAGGAATTCATCAAGTACTCCGAAGAGCTGAAGGCTCGCAGCAGTGCTGAAATTGACACCGAGACTCGACTGAATCAAGAGCAGTTTAGCAGGATCCATGTCAAGTATGTTCGTTATCGCATCAAAGCTTGCCTG TTGTTGAAAGGAAAGCATATCGACGAGCTAGACGACGCTACATTGGAAGATGGTGCCTTGGGGGATAAAGACTTATCGCCTTACCTGGAAGATGGTGCCTTTGGCTGGTATTTCGACCCCGACCTCTGTTTACTTGCGTCCTTGAGCGATTACCAGCGGCTAGTCCTTCCTAACTGT ACTTGGAATGAGTATGAAAGCTTGAGTCAATACATAGCGTTTTATCACACCCCTGAAGTTGATAGAGATTATGTGCAATACTGGGAAAAGATGGTCAAGGAAATTAAG TGGCTTGAAAATCATGTGCTTAAAGAAGATACTCCAGAG TGGGAGCAAATCCGTCGTAAAGGTTTGTACCAAGCAATTAGGATTGCTGCTGAGTTCCCCAACATTGATTTCAGTCTAGCATATTATGGTTTCATG GAGTATATATGGAGGACTCGCTTTTATGTCGTGTTTGTGAAAGGTCTTGACCATGCCTATTTTGAGATTTGGAAGTGGGTTACTGGGCAGCAG ATGTGTTTCAGAGATGCTCTGCATGAAGTTTACAATGAGAATTTGATTCCATCGCGCCAACACACTTTGAAGGCCGAGCTGCAGCAACCTGGAGGCTTTTTGCAACTGGAGCGACAA TTCCACCGGTGCACAGAGGGCATTAGTAAGGAA GTTCCGGATTGGATAGCCCAAGAGTTGATTTCTCAGGAAGTTAGATTCAAG CGCGCGTTGCCAAAGACATATGCGCAATACGCAAGGAAGAAGTTGTACAGTATCTCATTCTTTCCTATTTCAGCGCGCGTTGCCAAAGACATATGCGCAATACGCGAGGAAGAAGCTCAAGGTTGCAGAAGCCATAGGATTGATTCCGAAGGCCAAGGCCTAGATACCGGCGTAGATGTGTTTGTTGATGACGTGCTTATTAGCGGTTCCTTCTTTCGCCATTGCCATGTTCATGTTGCTCCTATGGTCAGAGCATAA
- the LOC119273614 gene encoding GDSL esterase/lipase At5g03610-like has protein sequence MKLLPAALGLVLILLLLVLNLNGVEARPAPTGGHQKKASSYTFFVFGDDFADNGNLPPTNPVTEMSRQWAYPYGSNYVDADGFPRPNTPSGRFSNYKIQSDFIAKMLGLEEAPPAHARTAEKTCDPSGMTFATGGACVLDSTSHEVPALAKQIYTFKKMLKDGTITENQLSRSVALVAYSGNDYAGTGVIGLGSPNDINAYIGKVTKEIAANVDQLLELGVTKVLVNNLHPIGCTPSHTRTNNYTTCDIFGNLGASIHNDNLKQVMTSKKNVYIIDVYTAFANIVDHAAGKGSELSKQFKRKLSPCCESLNSKGYCGQQNESSGELLYTVCDKSSKFFY, from the exons ATGAAGCTTCTTCCGGCCGCCCTCGGCctcgtcctcatcctcctcctcctcgttctcaatCTCAATGGTGTGGAGGCCCGGCCTGCGCCTACCGGCGGCCATCAGAAGAAGGCGTCGAGCTACACCTTCTTTGTGTTTGGGGATGACTTCGCCGACAATGGGAACCTCCCTCCGACCAACCCCGTCACTGAGATGTCGCGGCAATGGGCCTACCCCTACGGCTCCAACTACGTTGATGCCGATGGGTTTCCGCGGCCGAATACTCCGTCCGGCCGCTTCTCAAACTACAAAATCCAGTCGGATTTCATCG CAAAAATGCTGGGATTGGAGGAAGCCCCTCCGGCGCATGCCCGCACAGCAGAGAAAACCTGCGACccgtccggcatgacctttgctaccgGTGGTGCATGCGTGTTGGACAGTACATCGCACGAGGTCCCTGCCCTCGCCAAGCAGATTTACACTTTCAAGAAGATGCTCAAGGATGGGACCATCACGGAGAATCAACTGAGTCGCTCTGTAGCGCTCGTGGCCTACTCCGGCAACGACTATGCAGGCACCGGCGTCATTGGGCTAGGTAGCCCCAACGAT ATTAATGCTTATATTGGAAAGGTGACAAAAGAGATTGCAGCTAATGTGGATCAATTGTTGGAGCTTGGGGTGACAAAGGTTCTTGTCAATAACTTGCACCCTATCGGTTGCACGCCATCACACACCCGAACCAACAACTACACCACGTGTGATATTTTTGGAAACTTGGGTGCATCTATCCACAACGATAATCTGAAACAAGTTATGACATCAAAGAAGAATGTCTACATCATTGACGTGTACACCGCATTCGCTAATATTGTGGATCATGCGGCTG GTAAAGGCTCAGAGTTGTCCAAACAATTCAAGCGCAAACTATCGCCGTGCTGCGAGAGTTTGAATTCGAAGGGTTACTGCGGACAGCAAAACGAGTCATCCGGGGAGCTTCTGTACACTGTGTGTGACAAGTCAAGTAAATTTTTCTATTGA